A DNA window from Pleurodeles waltl isolate 20211129_DDA chromosome 12, aPleWal1.hap1.20221129, whole genome shotgun sequence contains the following coding sequences:
- the LOC138267237 gene encoding extracellular calcium-sensing receptor-like, translating into MSNLFCRFVFDNYQWLQAMVFAIEEVNSNPNLLPNVTLGFLIYDSCRMLQRALEGTLWILSGHHRPILNYECWGTHLPAAIIGDSTSTRSILVARILGLYRFPQISYSASSSLLSDRNQFPSFFRTIPSDDYQSRGLAELVSHFGWTWVGLVATDDDYGQQGLRILQEEFYKHAGCVAFSENIVTSQADKNAFHIVQVIMNSTAKAVVFFATDYDMIPILDELVRQNVTGKIWIASEGWSTSALFSTEKFSKVLAGTIGFENHNGEMMGFQNYQLSLSPLGTPGYMFIREFWAEAFGCNWMDQNSSLNLQDNKKQVCTGTEIQEGLQKNHKYVTSFRFTYNIYTAVYAIALALQDLMSCIPGKGPFHNGSCATIMDFHPWQLLHSVKNVGKTASFGSGMFFDGNGNPPAWYDIVNWQQSLQGGLRHVIVGKYDSGAATGKILMVNASAIQWATGYTHVPLSVCSTSCPYGFIKVAREGKPICCFQCVQCPQGEISHQIDSIECFTCPWDQWPNEKQEKCILKTKEFLSYEDEFGATLGATSIFTSAIPIAILGLFTRYRNTPIVRANNRSISYLLLLSLTLCFLSSLAFIGQPSHGTCLLRQASFGITFTLCVSCILAKTITVVIAFNATKPSSNLRRWVGPHVSYMIISVCTILQILLCISWLILSHPFSEYNIHIQPGKIIVECNEGSPVAFWCMLGYLGFLASISFIVAFLARKLPDSFNETKLITFSMLAFLSVWVLFVPAYLSTRGRYMVAMEVFAIISSSSALVSCLFFPKCYIILMRPEINSKGHLLARVQATVKKRTYLTKE; encoded by the exons ATGTCCAATTTGTTTTGCAGGTTTGTGTTTGATAACTACCAATGGCTGCAGGCTATGGTATTCGCCATCGAAGAGGTCAACAGCAACCCAAACCTCTTACCCAATGTCACTCTGGGTTTCCTGATCTACGATTCGTGCAGGATGCTGCAGCGAGCTTTGGAGGGTACACTCTGGATACTCTCAGGCCATCATAGGCCTATTCTGAACTACGAGTGCTGGGGAACCCACTTACCTGCTGCCATTATAGGAGACTCTACATCAACACGTTCAATCCTCGTGGCTCGAATACTGGGACTCTACAGATTCCCCCAG ATCAGTTACTCTGCATCAAGTTCTCTCCTGAGTGACCGAAAccaatttccttcctttttccgaACCATCCCCAGTGACGACTACCAGTCCCGTGGGCTGGCCGAGCTGGTTTCCCACTTTGGTTGGACCTGGGTGGGCCTTGTAGCTACGGATGATGACTATGGCCAACAAGGCCTCCGTATACTGCAGGAAGAGTTTTACAAACATGCAGGCTGTGTGGCTTTCTCTGAGAACATTGTGACAAGCCAGGCTGACAAGAATGCTTTTCATATCGTCCAAGTGATCATGAACTCAACAGCCAAGGCAGTTGTATTCTTTGCCACAGACTACGACATGATTCCAATTCTGGATGAGCTAGTGAGACAAAACGTGACCGGAAAGATATGGATTGCAAGCGAGGGCTGGTCAACATCTGCTCTCTTTTCCACTGAAAAGTTCTCCAAAGTCCTCGCCGGCACCATCGGTTTTGAAAACCACAATGGAGAGATGATGGGGTTTCAGAATTACCAACTCAGCCTTAGTCCTCTTGGGACCCCAGGTTACATGTTCATCAGAGAGTTCTGGGCAGAAGCTTTTGGATGCAACTGGATGGACCAAAATTCTTCCCTTAATTTACAGGATAACAAGAAACAAGTGTGCACTGGTACAGAAATCCAAGAGGGTCTTCAAAAGAACCACAAGTATGTCACCAGTTTTAGATTCACTTACAATATCTACACAGCTGTTTATGCTATTGCACTGGCCCTCCAGGATTTGATGTCCTGCATCCCGGGTAAAGGGCCTTTCCATAATGGATCCTGTGCCACCATCATGGATTTTCATCCCTGGCAG CTTCTTCACAGTGTTAAAAATGTTGGCAAGACAGCAAGTTTTGGCTCAGGGATGTTTTTTGATGGAAACGGCAATCCTCCAGCTTGGTATGATATTGTCAACTGGCAACAAAGTCTCCAGGGGGGCCTCAGACATGTTATTGTCGGAAAATATGACTCCGGCGCAGCCACAGGGAAGATCTTGATGGTCAATGCCAGTGCTATTCAGTGGGCTACAGGATACACACAC GTCCCTCTATCTGTGTGTAGTACCAGCTGTCCTTATGGATTCATAAAAGTTGCTAGAGAGGGCAAACCCATCTGCTGCTTCCAGTGTGTGCAGTGCCCTCAAGGAGAGATCTCACACCAGATTG ATTCTATTGAGTGTTTTACGTGTCCATGGGACCAATGGCCCAACGAAAAGCAAGAAAAGTGCATTTTGAAGACTAAGGAATTTCTCTCTTATGAAGATGAATTTGGAGCCACCTTAGGAGCAACCAGCATTTTCACATCTGCGATCCCAATTGCTATTCTGGGTTTGTTCACTCGTTATAGGAACACTCCTATTGTTAGAGCCAACAACCGTTCTATCAGCTACCTCCTGCTACTGTCACTCACTCTTTGCTTTCTTAGCTCTTTGGCTTTCATTGGCCAACCGTCACATGGCACATGCCTTCTCCGCCAGGCATCTTTTGGTATAACTTTCACTCTTTGCGTGTCTTGCATTTTAGCCAAAACCATCACGGTGGTCATCGCCTTTAATGCCACCAAACCCAGTAGTAACCTAAGAAGATGGGTTGGGCCCCACGTATCATATATGATTATCAGTGTTTGCACAATACTTCAGATTCTTCTGTGCATCTCGTGGCTGATTCTCTCTCATCCTTTCTCAGAATATAACATCCACATTCAGCCTGGAAAGATAATAGTTGAATGTAATGAAGGCTCTCCTGTTGCTTTCTGGTGCATGCTTGGATATCTTGGGTTTCTGGCCAGCATCAGCTTTATAGTGGCCTTTCTGGCCAGGAAACTGCCTGACAGCTTCAATGAGACCAAACTCATCACCTTCAGTATGCTTGCTTTCCTCAGTGTCTGGGTATTATTTGTTCCGGCTTATCTCAGCACGAGGGGTAGGTACATGGTTGCCATGGAGGTGTTTGCCATCATCTCTTCCAGCTCCGCCCTGGTTTCCTGTTTATTTTTTCCCAAATGTTACATCATACTAATGCGCCCTGAAATTAACTCAAAAGGGCACCTGCTGGCTAGGGTGCAAGCAACAGTAAAAAAGAGAACTTACCTTACCAAAGAGTGA